In a single window of the Pyxidicoccus xibeiensis genome:
- a CDS encoding rhomboid family intramembrane serine protease, with protein sequence MSSRPRRILDAPDSPGPTQPGGEAGGPPPPVKAPALPRPWVGYAVLVGAVGMFLAEEFRLIPKGLVAPDGTLLSEQVGPLALYGPLVQAGQYWRMLTAVLEHGGILHLVFNMSVVVTLGFTLERGIGSARFLGLTVVSALGSSAFSLIFNFDVTTVGASGMILGWAGAMLPISTREGRRELFIWLAQVAVLSLLPFVSWAGHLGGFLFGLPCGVALRMGRQVYARALPIILFLTLVVVLFAAHPERRGGM encoded by the coding sequence ACTCCCCTGGCCCCACGCAACCGGGTGGCGAGGCGGGTGGGCCGCCCCCGCCCGTGAAGGCCCCCGCCCTGCCCCGCCCGTGGGTGGGCTACGCCGTCCTCGTGGGCGCGGTGGGCATGTTCCTGGCGGAGGAGTTCAGGCTCATCCCGAAGGGGCTCGTGGCCCCGGACGGGACGCTGCTGAGCGAGCAGGTCGGCCCGCTGGCGCTGTACGGCCCCCTCGTTCAAGCGGGCCAGTACTGGCGGATGCTGACGGCCGTGCTCGAGCACGGAGGCATCCTCCACCTCGTCTTCAACATGTCGGTGGTGGTGACGCTGGGCTTCACGCTGGAGCGGGGCATCGGCAGCGCGCGCTTCCTGGGGCTCACCGTCGTCAGCGCGCTGGGCTCGTCCGCGTTCTCGCTCATCTTCAACTTCGACGTCACCACGGTGGGCGCGTCGGGGATGATTCTGGGGTGGGCGGGCGCCATGCTCCCCATCTCCACGCGCGAGGGCCGGCGGGAGCTGTTCATCTGGCTGGCGCAGGTGGCCGTCCTCAGCCTGCTGCCCTTCGTGAGCTGGGCGGGCCACCTGGGCGGGTTCCTCTTCGGGCTGCCGTGCGGCGTGGCCCTCCGGATGGGCCGCCAGGTCTACGCGCGCGCCCTGCCCATCATCCTCTTCCTCACCCTGGTGGTGGTGCTCTTCGCGGCCCACCCCGAGCGGCGCGGGGGCATGTGA
- a CDS encoding LOG family protein, which produces MEVRSLCVFCGSRPGTRPEYLDAARSLGTELARRGLTLVYGGASVGMMGAVADGALAAGGKVVGVLPGFMGPKELAHPGLTELLWVDSMHERKALMAERSDAVIALPGGYGTLDELFEIVTWAQLGLHRKPMGLLDTRGFYQPLLAMARHLAEEGFVPAEQAAPFAVSESPAELVERLLAGPTLPPVEKWLRRPSQT; this is translated from the coding sequence ATGGAAGTGCGGAGCCTCTGCGTGTTCTGCGGCTCGCGGCCCGGCACCCGGCCGGAGTACCTGGACGCGGCGCGGAGCCTGGGCACCGAGCTGGCCCGGCGCGGCCTGACGCTCGTCTACGGCGGGGCCAGCGTCGGCATGATGGGCGCGGTGGCGGACGGCGCGCTGGCCGCGGGCGGCAAGGTGGTGGGCGTGCTGCCGGGCTTCATGGGCCCGAAGGAGCTGGCCCACCCGGGGCTGACGGAGCTGCTCTGGGTGGACTCCATGCACGAGCGCAAGGCGCTGATGGCGGAGCGCTCCGACGCCGTCATCGCCCTGCCCGGTGGCTACGGCACGCTGGACGAGCTCTTCGAAATCGTCACCTGGGCGCAGCTGGGCCTGCACCGCAAGCCCATGGGGCTGCTGGACACGCGCGGCTTCTACCAGCCGCTGCTGGCCATGGCGCGCCACCTGGCCGAAGAGGGCTTCGTCCCGGCGGAGCAGGCCGCGCCCTTCGCGGTGAGTGAGTCGCCCGCGGAGCTGGTGGAGCGGCTGCTGGCCGGCCCCACCCTGCCGCCCGTGGAGAAGTGGCTCCGGCGCCCCAGCCAGACGTGA